The Fortiea contorta PCC 7126 genome has a segment encoding these proteins:
- a CDS encoding TIGR03936 family radical SAM-associated protein yields MVVAVEKLITPDILKPARYLGNERLAVHKPWDTAAIRWVLTYPEIYEVGASNLGHVILYNILNAQPRQLCDRAYLPGTDLADKLRATSTPLFAVESKRSLREFDILGFSLSYELGATNILEMLDLAGIPLTWRERQQQAKTNEGVIKKDEGNFALSTSTPSSSFPLIFAGGQTATSNPEPYTDFFDFFALGDGEELLPEIGLVLEQGKQAGFSRQQILLDLAQIPGVYVPQFYDMAADGSIHPHRPDVPKRIVRRVATPIPAYSVGLVPYVETVHDRLTIEIRRGCTRGCRFCQPGMLTRPARDVEPQKVVEAIEQGMRATGYNEFSLLSLSCSDYLSLPAVGMEIKNRLKNENISLTLPSQRVDRFDENIANILGGTRQGGLTFAPEAGTQRMRDIVNKGLTNEELLRGVKTAWEKGWDKIKLYFMIGLPGETDADVMGIAETVSWLQRECRGKGRKPLNFNLTISNFTPKPHTPFQWHSVSTAEFRRKQKLLRQEFRSIKNVKVNFTDVRISAMEDFIGRGDRNLGKVLHRAWELGAGMDSWFDNVDQAFAAWGSAIAQAGLDWKYRQVENGEWNIMEMGRESTPHHPSIDPRLEAPLPWDHIDTGIDKKWLQQDLQRAIEAATVPDCSFESCSHCGVCGPDFGHNVVIPAPAVPQFAGEFVPNTAKVQRLRVWFGKQGDMALVSHLDLMRLFDRVMRRASLPIAFTGGFHPNPRIVVASALALGATSSGEIVDFELTQSVDVENFREYLARELPTDIPIYNVVQLDLKDPAANQVMTAAEYLITVAVTGETTPAQWPDWIDAITAREEIFWEQITKSGKRQLINLRDRLFELELITANNTQTESTAVVRYLGSSRLDGVLLRPEQILFMLKTVASAEFHLLHIHRNRLLLGI; encoded by the coding sequence GTGGTTGTTGCAGTTGAAAAATTAATCACACCGGATATTTTAAAGCCAGCACGTTACCTGGGTAACGAACGCCTAGCAGTACATAAACCTTGGGATACGGCAGCTATACGATGGGTTTTAACTTACCCAGAGATATATGAGGTCGGAGCTTCCAATTTAGGGCATGTCATCTTATATAACATCTTGAATGCCCAACCACGACAGTTATGCGATCGCGCGTACCTACCTGGGACAGACTTGGCGGACAAATTACGCGCCACCAGTACACCGCTGTTTGCGGTAGAGTCAAAGCGATCGCTTCGAGAATTTGATATCTTAGGCTTCAGCCTCAGCTACGAACTGGGAGCAACCAACATCTTGGAAATGTTGGATTTGGCTGGAATACCTTTAACATGGCGAGAACGGCAACAACAAGCAAAAACAAATGAGGGAGTAATAAAAAAAGATGAAGGCAATTTTGCCTTATCCACCTCAACTCCCTCATCTTCTTTTCCCCTAATTTTTGCGGGTGGACAAACGGCGACATCCAATCCCGAACCCTACACTGACTTCTTTGACTTTTTTGCTCTGGGAGATGGCGAAGAACTATTACCAGAAATTGGACTGGTATTAGAACAAGGTAAGCAAGCAGGATTCAGCCGCCAACAAATATTACTGGATTTGGCACAAATACCAGGGGTATATGTCCCCCAGTTTTATGATATGGCTGCGGATGGCTCAATTCATCCCCATCGCCCAGATGTGCCAAAAAGGATTGTCCGGCGAGTTGCTACCCCCATACCAGCTTATTCCGTCGGTTTAGTTCCATACGTGGAGACAGTGCACGATCGCCTGACAATCGAAATTCGCCGTGGTTGCACTCGCGGTTGTCGCTTTTGTCAACCAGGAATGCTCACCCGCCCCGCACGGGATGTAGAACCTCAAAAGGTGGTGGAAGCTATTGAACAGGGAATGCGGGCGACTGGTTACAATGAATTTTCTTTGTTATCTCTGAGTTGTTCTGATTATTTATCTCTACCAGCGGTGGGGATGGAAATTAAAAACAGGTTAAAAAATGAAAATATTTCTTTAACTCTCCCCAGCCAACGGGTAGACAGATTTGACGAAAATATCGCTAACATCTTGGGTGGTACACGGCAAGGAGGATTGACTTTTGCTCCAGAAGCTGGTACGCAAAGAATGCGGGATATAGTCAATAAAGGTTTGACTAATGAAGAACTGCTGCGGGGTGTGAAAACAGCGTGGGAAAAAGGTTGGGATAAAATTAAGTTATATTTTATGATCGGCTTACCAGGGGAAACAGATGCAGATGTTATGGGCATCGCCGAAACGGTAAGCTGGCTACAGCGCGAATGTCGGGGAAAAGGCAGAAAACCCCTAAACTTTAACTTGACAATTTCTAACTTTACGCCCAAGCCCCATACGCCATTTCAATGGCACTCAGTTTCTACCGCTGAGTTTCGGCGCAAGCAAAAGCTACTCAGGCAAGAATTTCGCTCAATTAAAAACGTGAAAGTAAATTTCACTGATGTCCGGATTTCAGCAATGGAGGATTTTATTGGTAGGGGCGATCGCAATTTAGGAAAAGTGCTGCATCGTGCTTGGGAATTGGGTGCAGGGATGGATTCCTGGTTTGACAACGTGGATCAGGCGTTTGCCGCTTGGGGGTCGGCGATCGCCCAGGCTGGTCTAGACTGGAAATACCGCCAAGTGGAAAATGGTGAGTGGAACATTATGGAGATGGGGAGAGAAAGCACACCCCACCACCCCAGCATCGACCCGCGCCTAGAAGCACCCCTACCTTGGGACCACATCGACACGGGAATCGATAAAAAGTGGCTCCAGCAAGACTTGCAACGCGCCATAGAAGCAGCCACAGTCCCAGATTGCTCGTTTGAGAGTTGTTCCCACTGTGGTGTCTGCGGGCCAGATTTCGGACACAATGTCGTCATCCCAGCACCTGCTGTGCCGCAATTCGCGGGTGAGTTTGTCCCCAACACCGCTAAAGTTCAACGGTTGCGTGTGTGGTTTGGTAAGCAAGGCGATATGGCTTTGGTGAGTCACTTGGATTTGATGCGCTTGTTTGATCGAGTCATGCGGCGAGCTAGTTTACCAATTGCTTTCACTGGCGGTTTTCATCCCAATCCTCGGATTGTCGTTGCTAGCGCCTTGGCTTTGGGAGCTACTAGCAGTGGTGAAATTGTCGATTTTGAATTAACTCAGTCTGTGGATGTGGAAAATTTCCGCGAATATCTGGCGCGGGAGTTACCCACAGACATACCCATATATAACGTGGTGCAACTGGATTTAAAAGATCCAGCCGCTAATCAAGTGATGACAGCCGCAGAGTATTTAATTACTGTGGCAGTAACTGGGGAGACTACGCCTGCACAATGGCCAGACTGGATTGATGCAATTACAGCTAGAGAGGAAATATTTTGGGAGCAAATTACTAAGTCAGGTAAACGCCAATTGATAAATCTGCGCGATCGCTTGTTTGAGTTAGAATTAATCACCGCCAATAACACTCAAACCGAGTCTACAGCGGTTGTGCGTTATCTGGGTAGCTCTCGTCTTGACGGCGTACTCTTGCGTCCTGAACAAATCCTGTTTATGCTAAAAACAGTGGCAAGTGCAGAATTTCATCTCTTGCACATTCACCGCAATCGGCTATTGTTGGGGATATAA
- a CDS encoding STAS domain-containing protein, with protein sequence MQVVLQIPKITVIRPHGCLNATNALELERDLTTALAQDEISILVVNLAKVESLDSAGLMALVSTLKLSMKLGKTLRLCSVSPALRIIFELTQLDDVFEIWESEPELAIAQLA encoded by the coding sequence ATGCAAGTCGTTCTTCAGATTCCAAAAATTACAGTTATTCGTCCCCACGGTTGTCTTAATGCCACTAACGCTTTGGAATTAGAGCGAGATTTGACAACAGCACTGGCACAGGACGAGATATCAATCTTGGTAGTGAATTTAGCCAAGGTAGAATCTTTAGACAGTGCAGGTTTAATGGCCCTCGTGTCTACGCTGAAGCTGTCCATGAAGTTAGGAAAAACACTAAGACTCTGTTCCGTGTCTCCTGCATTGAGAATAATTTTTGAACTGACGCAGCTTGACGATGTGTTCGAGATCTGGGAGAGCGAACCCGAATTGGCAATTGCCCAGCTAGCATGA
- a CDS encoding pyridoxal phosphate-dependent aminotransferase yields the protein MHFAKRLEKIPPYLFAELNRKQNELVTQGVDIINLAVGDPDQPTPNDILQAMHGAIDDASTHNYPPYQGTQEFREAAAKWMEHRFGVTQLNPNTEIVCSIGSKEAIHNTFLAFVEAGDYTLIPDPGYPVYRTATLFAGGEPYMMPLNAENSFLPDLNTIPEAVARRAKLLWINYPNNPTGAIATLEFFEELVAFCKQYDILLCHDHAYSEMAYDGYKPPSVLQVPDAKDVAIEFHSLSKSCNMTGWRVGFVAGNSIGIQGLTQVKSNVDSGIFKAIQRAAIAAYRTSPAELASVVSIYQNRRDIIVQGLQSLGWKITPPKATLYIWVPVPPGYSSTEFVTLLLDKCGILVPPGNGYGAAGEGFFRIALTVPDQRMHEAIRRLKDAGIRYEGVGVRG from the coding sequence ATGCATTTCGCTAAACGCCTAGAAAAAATTCCTCCCTATCTGTTTGCTGAACTTAACCGTAAACAGAATGAACTCGTCACCCAGGGAGTAGATATCATCAATTTGGCTGTAGGCGACCCAGATCAACCAACTCCTAATGATATACTGCAGGCGATGCATGGGGCAATTGATGACGCTTCTACTCACAACTATCCGCCCTATCAAGGTACGCAAGAATTTCGGGAAGCAGCAGCAAAGTGGATGGAACACCGATTCGGGGTTACACAGCTGAACCCAAATACAGAAATTGTTTGTTCTATTGGTTCAAAGGAAGCGATTCACAATACTTTCTTAGCCTTTGTGGAAGCGGGAGATTACACGCTGATACCAGATCCTGGTTATCCCGTCTACCGGACTGCGACCTTGTTTGCTGGTGGTGAGCCTTACATGATGCCTTTAAACGCAGAAAACAGCTTTTTACCAGATTTAAACACGATTCCGGAAGCAGTGGCGCGTCGAGCAAAATTACTATGGATTAACTATCCTAATAATCCGACTGGAGCAATAGCAACACTAGAGTTTTTTGAGGAATTGGTGGCTTTCTGTAAGCAATATGATATTTTGCTGTGTCACGACCATGCGTACTCAGAGATGGCTTATGATGGCTACAAACCGCCAAGTGTACTGCAAGTTCCCGATGCTAAGGATGTGGCGATTGAGTTTCATAGTTTGTCTAAATCCTGTAATATGACAGGCTGGCGGGTGGGATTTGTAGCGGGGAATAGCATCGGCATTCAAGGCTTGACCCAAGTAAAAAGTAATGTTGATTCTGGGATATTTAAGGCGATTCAAAGAGCAGCGATCGCTGCTTATCGTACCAGTCCAGCAGAACTAGCATCTGTAGTCTCAATTTACCAAAATCGCCGTGACATCATAGTCCAAGGATTACAATCTCTGGGCTGGAAAATTACCCCACCAAAAGCAACCCTTTATATTTGGGTACCCGTTCCTCCAGGATATTCTTCAACGGAATTTGTGACCTTACTACTTGACAAATGTGGAATACTTGTGCCTCCAGGTAATGGCTACGGCGCAGCGGGCGAAGGCTTTTTCCGCATCGCCTTAACAGTTCCAGATCAGCGGATGCATGAAGCTATTCGACGCCTCAAAGATGCTGGAATTCGTTACGAGGGGGTAGGGGTTAGGGGTTAG
- the clpS gene encoding ATP-dependent Clp protease adapter ClpS has protein sequence MSVETIEKRSTSRKLAPRYRVLLHNDDYNSMEHVVQALLTTVPSLTQPQAVSIMMEAHTNGIALVITCAQEHAEFYCETLKGHGLSSTIEPDE, from the coding sequence GTGTCAGTCGAAACCATTGAGAAGCGTTCCACCTCCCGCAAGCTAGCGCCTCGGTATCGCGTTTTGCTTCATAATGACGACTACAACTCTATGGAGCATGTGGTGCAAGCGCTACTGACAACAGTGCCCAGCCTTACCCAGCCCCAAGCTGTTAGCATCATGATGGAAGCCCATACTAATGGGATAGCTTTAGTAATTACTTGTGCTCAAGAACATGCCGAGTTCTATTGCGAAACTCTCAAAGGTCATGGTTTGAGCAGCACGATTGAGCCTGATGAATAG
- a CDS encoding CPBP family intramembrane glutamic endopeptidase — protein sequence MKINLVHLAQRPAPIRLGCFILILLLVWLPFAVPIYLLIADANLVSILTIVLLYVEFIILLKLWGKYIYKKPHILRVYGLEITRRNGIELLSGFVMGIINIFILFGVESYFGWLFWQQPNISLIKVILEGLIVGFGVGFAEELLFRGWLLNELQKDYSPRVALWTNAITFAALHFIKPLAAIIHTLPQFPALVLLGLTQVWGKRWRGGRLGLPIGLHGGLVCGYYIINVGGLIKYSGKVPDWIIGVNQNPLQGVMGVLFMSVLALWMRGRQRV from the coding sequence ATGAAAATTAACCTTGTGCATTTAGCTCAACGCCCCGCCCCGATCAGGCTGGGTTGTTTTATTTTGATTTTATTATTGGTATGGCTGCCATTTGCCGTACCTATTTATCTACTAATAGCTGATGCCAATTTAGTCAGTATTTTAACAATTGTATTGCTATATGTAGAATTCATTATTTTGCTAAAGCTATGGGGTAAATACATTTACAAAAAACCCCATATTTTGCGAGTTTATGGCTTGGAAATCACACGGCGCAACGGGATAGAACTGTTGTCTGGTTTTGTGATGGGAATAATTAATATTTTCATCCTCTTTGGAGTAGAAAGTTATTTTGGCTGGCTATTTTGGCAACAACCAAACATTTCTTTAATTAAAGTAATTTTGGAAGGTTTAATAGTAGGTTTTGGTGTTGGTTTTGCTGAGGAATTATTATTTAGGGGCTGGCTATTAAATGAGTTGCAAAAAGACTATAGTCCGCGTGTAGCGTTGTGGACAAATGCTATTACTTTTGCAGCATTGCACTTTATTAAGCCATTAGCGGCAATCATTCACACATTACCACAATTTCCTGCTTTGGTATTGCTAGGACTAACGCAAGTATGGGGAAAACGCTGGCGTGGCGGGCGCTTGGGCTTGCCAATTGGTCTGCACGGTGGTTTGGTATGTGGTTACTACATTATTAATGTTGGCGGATTAATTAAATATTCTGGTAAAGTTCCTGATTGGATTATTGGCGTCAATCAGAACCCTTTACAAGGGGTGATGGGGGTTTTGTTTATGAGTGTATTAGCTTTGTGGATGCGAGGAAGGCAACGTGTATAA
- a CDS encoding pentapeptide repeat-containing protein: protein MNIEAIKSGHLKQLPGANLEDEELSQLDLSRINLAGATLVGTNLAGSKLEGGHLEGANLMGANLQAANLRANLMGANLMQADLTGADLRGSNLRGANFMGATLSGVSLAGAFLSGANLMNANLQGVDLRSADLRGANLTGANLKGTDLSHTDLQGALLSQSNLEEADLRGANLAGANLTGANLLCAELEGANLSGVNFDRACLVGTIAANTV, encoded by the coding sequence ATGAATATCGAAGCCATTAAATCAGGACACCTCAAACAACTCCCAGGCGCAAATTTAGAAGACGAAGAACTCTCCCAACTAGACTTAAGCCGCATCAACCTTGCGGGTGCTACTCTTGTTGGTACTAATTTAGCTGGTTCCAAACTCGAAGGCGGACATTTAGAGGGAGCGAATTTAATGGGCGCGAACCTCCAAGCAGCTAACTTGCGGGCGAACCTCATGGGCGCGAACTTAATGCAAGCAGATTTAACAGGTGCTGACTTACGGGGTAGCAATTTGCGCGGCGCTAACTTCATGGGTGCGACACTTAGCGGCGTATCTTTAGCAGGCGCTTTCTTGAGTGGCGCAAATTTGATGAACGCCAACTTACAAGGCGTTGACTTACGAAGTGCTGACCTGCGCGGTGCTAACCTCACCGGCGCCAACCTCAAAGGTACAGACTTGAGTCATACAGATTTGCAAGGAGCGTTATTAAGTCAATCTAATCTTGAAGAAGCCGACTTACGGGGGGCGAATTTAGCAGGAGCGAATTTGACAGGCGCGAATTTACTCTGTGCAGAGTTAGAAGGTGCGAATTTGAGCGGCGTTAATTTTGATAGAGCATGTTTGGTAGGAACAATTGCTGCAAACACGGTTTAA
- a CDS encoding DICT sensory domain-containing protein, translated as MLQGSILQQLQAAHHHSTRPIRFGVYYKNTLVALCHALEDQILADDAAPLVITAFQQGKWYLQEAERYADIAKHSLGVTIMAAPDAGFAEHPTSLLPNVDLVALDPADPVAQEWHLMILSSSYTAMVICQELSEADYGSAGLPASDIERKFYGLWTFEPELVRETTELAIAHIQKYHPELATKLTAQKNSILPNLATSTTLGTVVSRVVDYLQTGQENLSIPTAPRQQILDRNLVSNEIQAFLRMAQLMDLADINNPKAAAEVVALTETMAQLLDLPAWQIKRLRLAALLHRIDPLQKAESLLTPGTSTRYQEDAPSCPLSCPLVPGAQVLRTMPRLRAIAQIITHQTEWWDGTGEPAGLTGDEIPLESRILALAAHFQFRVNQYKSSSFNREEIFTQVLDECRQQQSTRFDPKLIDTLTLLVMGLQQGLDLPLIETKVSTGMWLIDSRWDSHSKTNEEISTNLK; from the coding sequence ATGTTACAAGGTTCCATCCTCCAACAGCTCCAAGCAGCCCACCACCACAGCACCAGACCGATTCGATTCGGAGTGTACTATAAAAATACCTTAGTCGCCCTGTGTCATGCCTTAGAAGACCAAATCTTAGCCGATGATGCCGCACCTTTGGTAATTACCGCCTTCCAACAGGGTAAATGGTATTTGCAAGAAGCAGAAAGATATGCAGATATTGCCAAGCACAGCCTTGGAGTTACAATCATGGCTGCTCCTGATGCTGGTTTTGCAGAACACCCCACCAGCCTTTTACCCAACGTAGACTTAGTAGCATTAGACCCAGCCGACCCCGTAGCGCAGGAATGGCACTTGATGATTCTGTCGTCCTCATACACAGCAATGGTAATTTGTCAAGAATTGTCAGAGGCTGATTATGGCAGCGCTGGGCTACCCGCGTCAGACATAGAGCGAAAATTTTATGGATTGTGGACATTCGAGCCAGAGTTAGTCAGAGAAACAACAGAATTAGCGATCGCTCACATCCAAAAATATCACCCAGAACTAGCAACCAAACTCACCGCCCAGAAAAACTCCATTCTGCCGAATTTGGCAACATCAACAACATTAGGTACAGTCGTCTCCCGTGTAGTCGATTACCTCCAGACAGGACAAGAAAATTTGTCCATCCCCACAGCACCCCGCCAACAAATCCTTGATCGCAACTTGGTTTCCAACGAAATTCAAGCATTTTTGCGGATGGCGCAACTAATGGATCTAGCAGACATCAATAACCCAAAGGCTGCAGCCGAAGTCGTCGCCCTCACCGAGACAATGGCACAGCTTTTAGATCTTCCCGCATGGCAAATCAAGAGATTACGTCTAGCGGCATTATTACATCGCATAGATCCACTACAAAAAGCAGAGAGCCTCCTCACTCCCGGTACATCCACACGCTACCAAGAAGACGCCCCCAGTTGTCCCCTAAGTTGTCCCCTAGTACCAGGGGCACAGGTATTGCGAACCATGCCACGATTAAGAGCGATCGCTCAAATCATCACCCATCAAACAGAGTGGTGGGATGGTACAGGAGAACCAGCAGGTTTAACAGGTGACGAAATTCCCTTGGAATCAAGAATTTTAGCCCTCGCAGCACATTTTCAATTTCGAGTCAATCAGTACAAATCATCCTCATTCAATCGAGAAGAAATATTTACTCAAGTCCTAGATGAATGCAGACAACAACAATCAACCCGCTTTGACCCTAAACTGATAGATACCCTAACTTTATTAGTCATGGGTTTACAACAGGGATTAGATTTACCCTTGATAGAAACCAAAGTCAGCACAGGCATGTGGTTAATAGATTCTCGCTGGGATAGCCACAGCAAAACTAATGAAGAAATTAGTACCAACCTCAAATGA
- a CDS encoding photosystem II high light acclimation radical SAM protein — protein MSRAIVVEKNTHNRSKFKTRYFFFPQQNGKMENRILYVRLPCNPIFPIGVVYLSDHVHKQFPSIEQRIFDLGTVAPLDYASALDRCIDEFQPTLLVFSWRDIQIYAPVGGRGGNPLQNAFEFYYAKNPFIKLRGAFGGLRIFIAYYVELWRNLGLIKRGLKRAQKYHAPARAVVGGGAVSVFYEQLGKSLPPGTIISVGEGETLLGKLLSGQEFRDERCYVVGENQPRQRLIHEQPTPLEKTACNYDYIETIWPEFNYYLQEQDFYIGVQTKRGCPHNCCYCVYTVVEGKQVRINPADEVVAEMRQLYDRGVRNFWFTDAQFIPARKFIDDAVELLQKIVDSGMTDIHWAAYIRADNLTPELCKLMAKTGMNYFEIGITSGSQELVRKMRMGYNLRTVLQNCRDLKAAGFNDLVSVNYSFNVIDERPETIRQTIAYHRELERIFGADKVEPAIFFIGLQPHTHLEDYAFKQGILKPGYDPMSLMPWTAKKLLWNPEPLGSFFGEVCLQAWQQNPNDFGREVMKILEARLGCADLEAALSAPMETKEKQLVRAS, from the coding sequence ATGTCAAGAGCGATCGTGGTAGAGAAAAACACCCACAACCGCAGTAAATTTAAAACAAGATATTTTTTCTTTCCCCAACAAAACGGCAAGATGGAAAATCGAATTCTGTATGTTCGCCTTCCTTGCAACCCCATCTTTCCTATTGGGGTTGTCTACCTCAGTGACCATGTACACAAGCAATTTCCCAGCATCGAACAGCGTATCTTCGATTTGGGAACAGTTGCACCTCTAGACTATGCTTCTGCGTTAGACCGCTGCATTGATGAATTTCAGCCCACACTCCTAGTATTTTCTTGGCGGGATATTCAAATTTATGCCCCAGTGGGCGGGCGCGGTGGAAATCCCCTACAAAACGCCTTTGAATTTTACTATGCCAAAAATCCCTTCATCAAACTACGGGGCGCATTCGGTGGGTTGCGAATCTTCATCGCTTATTATGTAGAGCTATGGCGTAATCTAGGCTTGATTAAGCGGGGTTTGAAACGAGCGCAAAAATATCATGCTCCAGCCCGTGCAGTTGTGGGCGGTGGTGCAGTCAGCGTATTTTATGAACAGTTGGGAAAAAGCTTACCACCGGGCACAATCATTTCTGTGGGTGAAGGCGAAACCCTTCTAGGAAAACTCTTAAGTGGTCAAGAGTTTCGAGATGAGCGCTGTTATGTTGTGGGAGAAAATCAACCCCGCCAACGACTCATCCACGAACAACCTACCCCACTGGAAAAAACCGCCTGCAATTACGACTACATAGAAACCATCTGGCCGGAATTTAACTATTACCTGCAAGAACAAGACTTTTATATTGGTGTCCAAACCAAGCGTGGTTGTCCCCACAACTGCTGCTATTGTGTTTACACAGTTGTTGAAGGTAAACAGGTACGCATTAATCCAGCCGATGAAGTCGTTGCCGAGATGCGACAATTATACGATCGCGGCGTTCGCAATTTCTGGTTTACCGACGCCCAATTCATCCCCGCCCGTAAATTCATCGATGATGCTGTCGAACTTTTACAAAAAATCGTTGATTCTGGAATGACAGACATCCACTGGGCAGCATACATCAGAGCCGACAACCTGACGCCAGAGTTGTGTAAATTGATGGCAAAAACCGGGATGAACTACTTTGAAATCGGTATTACCAGCGGCTCTCAAGAACTCGTGCGGAAAATGCGGATGGGATACAACCTCCGCACAGTTTTGCAAAATTGTCGTGATTTAAAAGCCGCTGGTTTTAATGATTTAGTTTCCGTCAATTATTCCTTTAACGTCATTGACGAACGCCCCGAAACCATACGCCAAACCATCGCTTACCACCGCGAACTAGAAAGGATTTTTGGCGCAGATAAAGTCGAGCCGGCAATCTTCTTTATTGGACTGCAACCCCATACCCACTTAGAAGATTATGCATTCAAACAAGGCATCCTCAAACCAGGGTATGATCCTATGAGTTTGATGCCGTGGACAGCAAAAAAACTCCTTTGGAATCCTGAACCCTTAGGTTCATTCTTTGGTGAAGTCTGCTTGCAAGCTTGGCAACAAAACCCCAACGACTTTGGGCGGGAAGTGATGAAAATCTTAGAAGCAAGATTAGGTTGTGCTGATTTAGAAGCAGCACTATCTGCACCAATGGAAACAAAAGAGAAACAGTTGGTGAGGGCGTCATAA
- a CDS encoding DUF1830 domain-containing protein, giving the protein MAQILDPLPPEQSETVLCCYVNATSKIQVARISNIPNWYFERVVFPGQRLVFEAPQVAQMEIHTGMMASAILSDKISCDRLVIKEPMTYELNTDSEATIDSINKKPLVPPINTKAGDTTKPLTIASLVSVE; this is encoded by the coding sequence ATGGCTCAAATATTAGATCCTCTACCACCTGAGCAATCAGAGACAGTTCTCTGCTGCTACGTTAATGCCACGAGCAAAATTCAGGTGGCCCGCATCTCCAATATTCCCAATTGGTATTTTGAAAGAGTTGTTTTTCCTGGACAGCGCCTCGTGTTTGAAGCTCCGCAAGTAGCCCAAATGGAGATTCATACCGGGATGATGGCAAGTGCTATTTTATCGGATAAGATTTCGTGCGATCGCCTTGTAATCAAAGAGCCTATGACTTATGAGTTAAATACGGACTCAGAAGCAACAATAGACTCAATCAATAAAAAACCATTGGTACCGCCAATTAATACAAAAGCTGGAGATACAACAAAACCATTGACAATAGCTAGTTTAGTGTCCGTTGAATAA
- a CDS encoding DUF4079 domain-containing protein, translating to MNLPSFLWLWKIAAWSMGLALLAYVMLAVSGFWLLRARTSHPLPGMALFPQGIRGVRSLHYTLGLSMVSLVLLLLAIGVVGTLGHFGTLGQSSHLVAGLMVVVLVLLSAFSATQIGMRKPWARPLHVGVNILLFMGFAWVSWTGWSVVQKYLP from the coding sequence ATGAATTTGCCTTCTTTTCTGTGGTTGTGGAAAATCGCTGCTTGGTCGATGGGGTTGGCTCTGTTGGCTTATGTAATGCTGGCGGTCAGTGGCTTTTGGCTGTTGCGGGCGAGAACTTCTCACCCTCTTCCGGGGATGGCGCTATTTCCTCAGGGAATTCGAGGGGTGCGATCGCTCCACTATACACTTGGTCTGAGCATGGTTAGTTTGGTGCTGCTACTGCTAGCAATTGGTGTTGTGGGGACTTTGGGTCATTTTGGCACTCTGGGTCAATCATCGCACTTAGTTGCAGGCTTGATGGTAGTGGTATTAGTTTTGCTTTCTGCTTTCAGTGCTACGCAAATAGGGATGAGAAAACCTTGGGCTAGACCTTTGCATGTGGGCGTGAATATTCTGCTGTTTATGGGTTTTGCTTGGGTGTCTTGGACTGGTTGGAGTGTGGTACAAAAATATTTGCCCTGA